Proteins found in one Crassostrea angulata isolate pt1a10 chromosome 3, ASM2561291v2, whole genome shotgun sequence genomic segment:
- the LOC128176982 gene encoding microfibril-associated glycoprotein 4-like, which yields MKMTDILDLFAQACFILTIVFQAFDGREINPVSSKFALHSKYWSQKLSKAADGSTILTTSYRFPSSMTVDKQPTPENYNLVQSGLVPVDCSDVHMVWPRALSGVYRIYPGGGQGHSVYCDMTLDGGGWTVFLRRMDGSETFNRKWEVYQRGFGNVSAEHWLGNQILHEITVHGLYELRVNLEDFAGNKRFAKYSHFRIGNEADGYRLTLSGYTGNAGDSLDSARGQRFSTYDRDLESASGNCAVTGKGGWWYKACYNALLTGVYYKNSSNVPRWQRILWPTWKGIYYSLKSATIMLRKHQMKRNI from the exons ATGAAGATGACAG atatattgGATCTTTTTGCACAAGCGTGCTTTATCCTAACTATAGTTTTTCAAGCATTTGATGGGAGAGAAATTAATCCAG TGTCGAGCAAGTTCGCCTTGCACAGTAAGTATTGGTCCCAGAAGCTCTCTAAGGCTGCTGATGGATCCACCATTTTGACAACATCTTATCGGTTTCCTAGCAGTATGACAGTTGATAAGCAACCAACGCCAGAAAACT ataaTCTTGTTCAGTCTGGGCTGGTTCCTGTGGACTGTAGTGATGTTCACATGGTCTGGCCGAGGGCTCTCAGTGGCGTATACCGGATCTATCCGGGAGGAGGTCAAGGTCACAGTGTATATTGTGACATGACCTTGGACGGGGGAGGATGGACG GTATTTCTAAGAAGAATGGACGGTTCTGAAACGTTTAACAGGAAGTGGGAAGTGTATCAAAGAGGATTTGGGAATGTCTCCGCCGAACATTGGCTTG GAAACCAGATATTACACGAAATAACCGTCCACGGACTGTACGAATTAAGAGTCAACTTGGAAGATTTCGCCGGCAACAAGAGATTTGCTAAGTACAGCCACTTCCGGATTGGAAACGAGGCTGACGGATATCGTCTGACTTTGTCTGGTTATACAGGGAACGCAG GTGATTCGCTAGATAGTGCTAGAGGCCAGAGATTTTCCACTTATGACAGAGATTTGGAATCTGCATCAGGAAACTGTGCTGTGACTGGTAAAGGCGGTTGGTGGTATAAGGCTTGTTACAATGCTCTCCTAACGGGCGTTTACTACAAAAACTCGTCAAATGTTCCCCGGTGGCAGAGAATTTTGTGGCCCACGTGGAAAGGAATATACTACTCACTCAAATCTGCAACAATAATGCTTAGAAAGCATCAAATGAAAAGAAACATCTAA